The sequence GATCGGGTCGACGGGGTTTTCCAAGAACGTGTGCTGGCTCATGCCGCGGATATTGACCATGGTATTGATCAGCAACATCGGAATCAGCCAAACATGCAATAACAACGACCATGGCAGCGGTGAAGCGCATACGGTCGCAATCAAGATCGCCAACAATCCGACGTCGGCCAAAATCCAAAGTCGATCGCCGAGTTTTCCCTGACGAAAGCCCAGGATTGGGATCATCACAATGTAGACGGGATAGCCGATCAGCAGCCGGACCCAGTGCATCGCGAAAACTAGCCATGACCAACGGCTATAATTGTTGTAATGGTCCGGATCGCCCTCGTGACCAAGGTGCTTGTGGTGCTGCAGATGCAAGACCTTGTAGGCCGAATAGTTCTGCAGGACGGGCCATGCGCAAACGATGCCTAGCAGACGGTTGACGGTGCGGTTGGTCGACAGCACGCCATGCACCGCCTCGTGCGTGAACAAGCTGATCCCGTGAAGTGAAGCCGCACAGACCAGGTAGAGCGGCAAGCTGGCCAGCAATGCCCACCATGAGAACCCCTCCCCAGGCTTCGATCCGAAAGTCAGCTGCAGTTGCCAGATCGTCCATCCTGAGGCGATGTACAAAGCGACAAAGATCGCCGCTCGCGTCGCAGATTCATGCGACCGTCGGTGCAGCCGATGATACGATCCCGCATCCAGCACAACACCGTGTGATGAGAATTCCTCAGGCCGAATTGCGGGGGGGATCATTGTTTTTCGCCGAAAATTGGAACCGTCATGATAGGTGCTTAGAGCCCGCTCATTGCCAATGATTGCAATATTTCGGTGGGAAAAATATTTCGGTCGGACTCATCCGGTGAGCGTGAGT comes from Allorhodopirellula heiligendammensis and encodes:
- a CDS encoding fatty acid desaturase family protein gives rise to the protein MIPPAIRPEEFSSHGVVLDAGSYHRLHRRSHESATRAAIFVALYIASGWTIWQLQLTFGSKPGEGFSWWALLASLPLYLVCAASLHGISLFTHEAVHGVLSTNRTVNRLLGIVCAWPVLQNYSAYKVLHLQHHKHLGHEGDPDHYNNYSRWSWLVFAMHWVRLLIGYPVYIVMIPILGFRQGKLGDRLWILADVGLLAILIATVCASPLPWSLLLHVWLIPMLLINTMVNIRGMSQHTFLENPVDPIQGTRSILTHPLTEFFMCSENHHLEHHLFPRVPWYHLKGLHVEVRDQLVARQAPFIDSYFAFVREFIGKSWARSPWGRRGKRA